In Spiroplasma clarkii, the DNA window AATTGTTGAAGTTAAATTATAATGTTATTGGAGTTGCCCGAGACACTAGTGCATTAATGGAACTTCAAGAAAAGTACCCCAGTCTAGATGTTCAAGCTTGAAATTTTGATCTTAGTATTTTTGAAAATAATAAAAAACTTTTTGATAAGGCACAAGCTTTTGATGTTGAAATTTTAATCAATAATGCCGGCTATGGAGTTTGAGGCTTTTTTAAGGAAACAGATTTAGAACAAGAAATGAATATGTTGGATTTAAATATTAAATCCCTACATGCTCTAACTAAATATTTTTTACAATTATTTTTAGAAAAACAAGCAGGTAGAATCTTAAATATAAGTTCAATGGCTGCATTTTCACCAGCTCCAGTTTTTTCTTCATATTATGCTTCGAAAGCATATGTTTTAAGTTTAGGTACTGCCATTAACACTGAACTTAAAAAAACCAAAGCTCCTGTTCGAGTAATTACTTTATGTCCAGGTGCTCTTAAAACTGATTTTTGAAGTCGCAGTAGTAATCGTAAAGGTGCTGTAGTGAAAACACCAGTAAAAATCATGAAAACTAGCACTTATGCTCGAAAGAGTTTGCAAGCCGGTTTAAAAACAAAACGTAAAAATTATTTAATTACAGGACTTACAAATAAACTCATTATTAAGTTAAATAAATGAATACCTGAGAGTTGAGCATTAAACTCAGTTTATAAATACCAAAAAAATCGTTAATTAAATATTTAATTAATACTATCTAAAGAGAGTGAAAACTATGAAAAAAAATAATACCAATGAATATGCACTAGTTACTGGAGCCAGCAAGGGCTTGGGTTTTGCCTATTGTGAGGAGTTATTAAAACAAAACTATAATATTATTGGGGTTGCTAGAGAGACAAAGTCATTACAAAAATTACAAACTCAGTATCCTCATCTAGATATTCAAGCCTGAGATTATGATTTAAGTGATTTGAAAAATTGTCACAGTTTATTTGCAAGAGCAATTAAATTCAATGTTTCTTTATTAATTAACAATGCAGGCTATGGAGTTTGAGGATTATTTAAAGATACTGATTTAGAAAAAGAACTAAATATGATTGACTTGAATATCAAAGCATTACATATTTTGACTAAATTGTTTGTTAAACATTTTGTTGAAAAAAATTGTGGGCGAGTAATTAACCTAGCTTCAATTGCAGCCTTTGCTCCTGGTCCAGTGTTTTCAACCTATTTTGCATCAAAAGCTTATGTATTAAGTTTAAGCACTGCTATTAATACAGAGTTAAAAAAACAAAAATCACTGGTGCGAGTTATTAGTGTTTGTCCAGGACCTATCAAAACTGATTTTTGAAGTCGAAGTGAATACCAAAACACCAATAAAAAACCACCAAAAATCAAAGGAATGACTCCTGAAAAGTTTTGTCACCAAAGTTTAAAAAAGGCATTAAAAGTTATGAAAAAAAATATCATTTTACTCGGTCTTGGGAATCGATTTTTAGTGACTGCAATGAAATACTTCCCCCAATCATTGGTTTTGGGACAGACTTATTCTCGTCAAAAAAGTCGATAACTGTCAATGATTTCATTTAAAAATGAAATTTTTTTTTATTCTACAAGATAACAATTTTATTGGTTGAATAACTATGGTACATATAGTAGTATTACATTACAACTAGGTTTTATAAAATACAAAAACATGTTAGTCTAACAATAATTTTTTAGTCAGCTTCACTTTAGTTTTGAATCATTAGGTATCTGATAATGTGTTTTTATAGTCTAATTTTATAAGTAAAATACTTAGTTGCATGTAGATGATTAAGGAGAAAATTTATGGCAAACAATAATAAAAAAAATAAATACTATGATGAATCAGTCTCACCAGTGCAATTTGCACTTGATGGTTTTAAAGGCAAGATGAGATCTGTAAACTGAAATGTAATGAATGATGATAAAGACCTTGAAGTTTGAAATAGGGTAACTCAGAATTTTTGATTACCTGAAAAAATCCCAGTTTCAAATGACTTAATGTCATGAAAAACTTTGGATGTTAAATGACAACAACTAGTAACTCGCACCTTCACAGGGCTAACTTTATTGGATACAATTCAAGCCACAGTTGGGGATGTCGCTCAAGTTGATCATTCATTAACCGATCATGAACAAGTAATTTATACTAACTTTGCATTTATGGTAGCAGTCCATGCTCGAAGTTATGGAACAATTTTTTCAACTCTTTGTTCAAGTGAACAAATTGAAGAAGCACATGAATGAGTTATAAATACTGAATCATTACAAAAACGTGCAGAAATTTTAATTCCCTTTTATCGAGGGAGTGACCCACTTAAATCAAAAGTTGCTGCAGCTTTAATGCCAGGTTTCTTACTATATGGAGGTTTTTACTTACCATTCTACTTATCTGCTCGTCAAAAATTACCAAACACTTCTGATATCATCAGGTTAATTTTAAGAGATAAAGTTATTCACAACTATTACAGTGGTTACAAATACCAAAGAAAAGTCGAAAAACTTGCACCTGAAAAGCAAGCTGAAATGAAGAAATTTGTGTTTGATTTGTTGTATCAATTAATTGACCTTGAAACAACTTACTTAAAAGAGTTATATGCTGGATTTGATATTGCAGATGATGCCATTCGATTTAGTTTATATAATGCTGGAAAGTTTTTACAAAACTTGGGTTATGAGTCACCTTTCACAGAAGAAGAAACCAGAATTGAACCTGAAATTTTTACTCAAATTTCTGCTAGAGCTGATGAAAACCATGATTTCTTTTCTGGAAATGGTTCATCATATATTATGGGTGTTACAGAGGAAACTGAAGATGAGGATTGAGAATTTTAATGCATGATGATGTTATCAAAGTTGGTGCAGACAAAGTTGCTAAACCAACTGGGAAAAAACATGTTGTTTATTTTTCCTCACATTCCAATAATACCCACAGATTTATTGAAAAATTAGGAATTGCAAATTCAAGAATACCGATTGAATTAGATCAAGAGTTATTAGTAACTCAAGACTACATTTTGATTGTGCCAACTTATGGGGGCGGGGGTTCTGATCGTAAAGGAGCTGTGCCAAAACAAGTAATAAAATTTTTAAATCATGAAGTTAATCGTAGTCATTGCAAAGGTGTAGTAGCATCAGGAAATACAAATTTTGGAGATACATTTGCTATTGCTGGCCCAATTATTTCTAAAAAATTAAATGTGCCAATGCTCTATCAATTTGAATTGTTGGGAACAAGTCAAGATGTCGATAATTTATATGACATCATTAATAATTTTTGAAAAGGAGAATAACAAATGAAACATAATAATGCGGCAAAATTGTTTGGAAATGAAAACGATGAATACATTGCCCTAAATGCTAAGTCCAAATTTTTCGAAAAAGGAGTAGATAATTTTAAAAAAGACCGAGAAGCTGCTAAGGTTTATGTTGAGCAACATGTCTTACCAAATACTAAGGTCTTTAAAAGTGTTGCAGAACGTATGAAATATCTTGTTGAGAACAACTACTATGAGGCAAAGGTAGTTGACCAATATACCATTGAACAAATTACAGAAATTACAAACTATGCTTATTCATTTAAGAGAGAATGAACAAGTTTCATGGGAGCATTAAAATTCTATAATGCTTATTGCTTGAAAAGTTTTGATGGAAAAGAATATTTAGAAAACTTTGAAGAGAGAGCTATTATGAATGCTCTATTTTTAGGTGGAGGAGACTTTCTTGCAGCCCAAGCCATCTTAAAAGAATTAATGACTGGAAGATATCAACCAGCTACTCCAACTTTTTTAAATGCTGGAAAACAACAACGTGGAGAATATATTTCATGTTATTTGTTAAGGGTTGAAGATAACATGGAGTCAATTGCTAGAGCAGTGACCACTTCTTTGCAACTTTCAAAACGTGGTGGAGGAGTTGCTTTGTGTTTAACAAATTTACGTGAATTTGGTGCTCCAATTAAAAATATTGAAGGACAATGTTCTGGAGTTATTCCAGTTATGAAAATTTTAGAAGACTCATTTTCATATGCAAATCAATTAGGACAAAGACAGGGAGCTGGAGCAGTTTATCTAAATATTCACCATCCAGACATTATTTCATTTTTAGATAGCAAAAGAGAAAATGCTGATGAAAAAATTAGAATTAAGTCTTTATCTTTAGGGGTAGTTGTTCCAGATATTACCTTTGAATTAGCCAGAGAAAATAAAGAAATGGCTTTATTTAGTCCTTATGATATTGAAAAAGTTTATCACAAACCAATGTCAGATATTTCCATAACTGCAGAATATGAAAATATGTTAAATAATCCAAATATTAAAAAAACATTTATTAATGCTAGAAAACTATTTCAATTAATTGCTGAATTGCATTTTGAAAGTGGTTACCCTTATTTATTGTTTGATGATACAGTTAATAACAATAATGCTCATGCCAAACAAGGAAGAATCGTTATGAGTAATTTATGTAGTGAAATTGTTCAAGTTAGCACACCGAGTGAATATAACCCAGATCTTAGCTTTGCAAAATTAGGAGAAGACATTTGTTGTAATTTAGGTTCAATAAATATTGCAAAAATAATGGAGGCAGGAGTTGAATTTGGAGATACTATTAATAATGCAATTCAGGCATTAGATTTTATTTCAAGAAATAGTGATCTTTCAAGTGCACCATCAATTCAAAATGGAAATGTTAACAATCATGCAGTTGGTTTAGGAGCTATGAATTTACATGGTTTTTTAGCAACAAACAAGATTTTTTACAACTCAACTGATGCAGTTGATTTTACCAATATATTTTTCTACACAATGGCTTTTCATGCCATTAGTGCTTCACATAAATTAAGTAAAAAATTTGGTCCATTTAAAAGCTTTAAGGAATCTAAGTTTGCAGATGGAAGTTACTTTGCTAAATACACAAATTGTGCACCAGATAAATGAACCCCAACAAACAAAAATGTTGCCAACTTATTTACAAAATATCAAGTTCAAATTCCAACTCAAAAAGATTGAATTGAGCTTGTTGAAAAAATTAAAGTTGATGGAATTGCCAATTCACATTTAATGGCTGTAGCACCAACTGGTTCAATTAGTTATTTATCAAGTTGTACTCCAAGTTTACAACCAGTGGTATCACCAGTTGAAGTCAGAAAAGAAGGAAAACTAGGTAGAGTTTATGTACCAGCATATGATATAAGTTTTGATAACATGGAATACTATGCCTTAGGTGCTTATGAATTGGGTCCAGGTCCGATAATTGATATTGTAGCAGCAGCTCAACAACACGTTGATCAAGCAATATCTTTAACTTTATTTATGACTGATTCTGCAACAACTCGTGACCTAAATAAAGCATATATTAAAGCTTTTAAACAAGGTTGTGCTTCAATTTATTATGTGCGTATTAGACAAGAAGTGTTAGAAGATAGTGAAAACTATGATTGTGATGCTTGTGTAATTTAAGATTTAAAAACAAAGCCTTTTAGCTTTGTTTTTTTAAACACTGATACTAGGAGCAATAAAAAAACTTCGGATTTTATAAAATAACTTTCGAGTTTGGTAAAAAGCATTGAATTTTTACCAAAACTGTAATATGATTTTTTTTGAAGGAGTTGGGAAAGGGAAAAGATATTATACACGTTTTGACTATGTCAAACTTTAATTGTTTTTGGCCAAACAGGCCTATCAATCAATGGCATTACTCTTATTTCAATTTATTTCTACCTTAGAGAGAATGCACAAATATTTATTAGGTGAATACTAAAATAAATATGTATCAATCTTTTAATGTAACCCTTGTGTTTACAAGGAAGAACATGTCAAACAAATCGCTAATTGTTTGACTTAACAATAATTTGAGATTTAGCTGTGAACAGCTAAACAAAAGTTTACTCGAAGTCTACGGAATTTAAGTTAAAGACTATCTGGTGTCTCAGTTTAGTTATCAGAGTTATGCAATGGGGTATGTTTTGCAAATTGTCTTTTTTCTAAGCCCAATCCATAGCTAGAGCAAACAAATTCAAATGCAAGAATTTGTATTTTCCTACCATAAAAATTTAAGTTAATTAATAATGTTTATTCTTTAAAAAATTTTATTACTTTGAAGCTGTATAACAAATTTGTCAAAACAGTAATCTTGTTTGATTTTTAATAAAAAAAGTGTGGTAAAAATAAGTTTGACAATGATCCTCATAAGTTATATGGTAAAAAAGCAAAAACACATCTATCCTATTCTACATATTTTAAAAAAACACTTAATATTTTAATTTATTAACTATGTCAATGAAAATCTTGAAATCCAAGCTGCTCTGACCTACCTTTCAGAGGCAGAACTTGAATGAACTAGCTATATGATTTTCATAACAATTTAATTAGAACATGTAAACTTGCAACTATGACAGTTTACAAGTTGCAACCAGTCTTTTAAATTAGAAACTCTACTTAAGCATCCTTTTAACAAAATGTCTTATTGCTAATTGTCGCCAAATTTTAAAGCTTTAAAACTGCTTAGATTTACTTCTGATTCTGATATGGTTGCCTTATATAAAATATTCTATATAATATTGGATCTTGAATTAAAAATCCAGGTCTATTAAACACAAGATTTTTCTTGTGTTTTTTTGTGAAAATTAGATACTTTTTAAAACATTTTGCTATGCTATAATAAAATTATCAAGACATTTTGGGGGCTAACAAATGTTGTACACAAGAAAAATCAGTGACATTTTCACAGAACCTAACCCAATTGCACTAGTAAGTTTGGGACTTTTTGTTTTAGCTTTGTGTTTATTTGTTTATTTTATCATTAAAGCTAGTAGAATAATTAAGTTAAATAAATATGTAAAAAGTATTATTTTAGATATACATGTGGTTTACAATTCACCCATTAAGTTAATGTTGCGTCAATCAATCAAAGGTCTAGCCACAAAACCACAGTTTGAAAAGAAAGTAAGAGTGTGAAACTTTTGAATTTATCGCACCTATACTATTGTTTATAATAACTTGGTAACAAGATTTACAGATCTTTTAGATACTACTAAACCATTCAGTGTGACTGCTAAAAATTTAAAAGGCTACAAGAATTTAGCCATTAAATTCGAAATCTTAAAAAAAGAAATTGAAATAATTTACTTGGAAATGTTTGATTTCTCACAAGAAGAAATGTTATTGCGAGACTACATTATCTTTTTAAAATCTTCATTTGACGATTTAAAAGAGGAGAGTTTCATTTTTGTGGTTCAACAAAAAGGAATTCAGTTGCAAAAAATGGAAGAAGCACTTAAAAAAACCCAAGTGCGCTTTGAACAGTATTATAATGCAATTAAAAAGGCAAATTTTGAAAATGCTATAAATTTGACTACAGAAATCACTGAATATATGGGTTATATTATGGATCTTTTAGACAAAATGCCAAATTTATTGAGCATTTTGAATAAGTTAATCCCAGATAAAATTCAAAAACTGAGAAAAAATTATCTAATTGAATCAAATCAAGAAGATATTAAATATGCTTTTGAAAGAATTTCAGAATTATCATTCTATGCTCAAGAACAGTCGATTTTAATAATGCAAATGTTAAGTAAACTTCAGTTTATCACTGCAGAGCAACAAATTATTGAAGTTTTAAAAGAAATTAATAGTGTTGAAGATGCTCTTGAAAATGGAGATAAATTGAGAGACTTTTTTGAAACCAACCTACCAGTTTTGGATAAAAGTATTGGTGAAGTCACAGTTGTCATTGAAAAACTAGAGAAACTGTTTAATGAAGCTAATAAATTTGACAAAACTACATTAACTCAACCCCAACAACTATTGACTTTAAAAGAGAACTGAGAAAAAACTGCTATTTTAGGTCGTAAAGTTTGTGAGATTTTTTCAAATAACCAGGCTCAATTAACTAGTCAAAAAATGTTAAACTATAAAAATTTGACAAGCCAATTTTTAAATGATTTTGTCAATATTTGTGATGAATTATTGCAAACAAATGTCAAAATTGTGAGAGAGTATAATGCAAACTATAAACTTTTTGAAGAGGTTGTCTTCTTCCAAAGTCTAGTAACTCAATATGCTTTAAAAATTAAAAATAATCAAAAAGAAATTGCAGAAATCAAGCAATTTATTCCTGAAATTATTGCTATTAGTGAGAAATTTGAAAAGTATACACCTGAATTTTTAAAGAGTTTAAGAATTAATAGAGAAAAATATGCTCAAGAAAATACTATTTTCACAAAAATCAAACAAGACTTCTTCTTTTTAATGACAAAAATTGATGATATTTTCTTCTTAGATTTTTTTTGTCAAAGACTAATAGCAAGTTTGGAACATTATCATGGTCAAGACACAAATTTACAAGCAATTAATTTAGAAAAACTTTATGAAAAGCGTCAATTACAAAATTTAGTTGATGAATGAATCAAAGTTATGCAAAATATAAAACCTAAGCATTTAAAAAACATTCAACAAAAACCTGAGCTGCTTTAAAAAAATTAGTCAGCTCAACTTTTGACTTGAATCTATAAACAAAAAATAAGCAAATGCTTATTTTAAATGAAAATAAAGACTAGCAGTAAAACTAGAGCTATAAAAATTAAGGTTATAACTAAGGCAAAATGTCACCAATGAATATTGCCTTTATCTTTTTTCTTGGCAGCTTTTCAGTATTTTCTCAGTTGATTAATTTTATCTTGACTAATTTTATCAATATCATTGCTCATCTGTTTATAGGGAATTTCATAATCATAAAGTGCTTTATCAACCAATTTTGGATTATATTTTTCACGATAATCAAAGGGGTTTGCCTCTTCAAATTTTTTATCAAGTTTTTTTAAATTATCATAAAGTTCATCCTCATGGATTTGTAAATCTTGCTTATTTTTTAAATGTAATTTGCTTTTTAACACTTCACTAAATTCTTTTTTAGCATCAAAGTTCTCCATAGATTCAGGATTGATTGCGTTTATTTCAGCTTGAATAACTTTTAATTTTCGAATAAAATTCTCAGATATTATTTTTTTATCATTATTATTATCAATTGTTGGCTTTTCAAATTTTTCTTCTTTTAAAAATGAGGTGATCTCTTTTTGTAAAGAACCATCAAAATCAAAAGGTTTAATTTTTTCTAAAATCTGATTGGTAATTGAAACATCTGCAATTGTTTTATTAAAAACCTGATTCTCTTTGTCAATTTGAGAGTGTAGTTCTTTAAGACGTTCTGTTCTTTTTAAACTCATATTTACCACCTAACTTAAATATTATAAAGGAAATTAAAAACAATCTTGGGATTTTCTATAAATATAGTCAAAAAAAACACTGTTTTTTGAAACAGTGTTCTTACTTAATTAAACGGTTGTATCATTCAACAATTAATGCATCATTGATTTCTTGGTTTAATTCAGCTCTTTCAGGTAATCTTATGTATGTACCTTCAAATTTAGCTTTGTCGAATTTAACAAAATCAACAGTTTTTGTACTTGAAGCAATTGCTTCAAGTATTTTATCATTTTTACGCATTTTTTCTTTTAGGGCAATTGTTTCCCCAACTTTAACTGTGTATGAAGGAATATCTAATTTTTTACCATTAACCAAAATGTGACCATGGGCTACTAGTTGTCTAGCTCCTTGTCTAGTTAAAGACAATCCCATACGATAAACTACATTATCTAATCTTGATTCTAACATTTGTAAAAAGTTAGTTCCTGTAATCCCTGACAATTTTTTTGACTTAGTGTAAGTGTTTCTAAATTGTCTTTCAGTTAAACCATACATAAATTTAACTTTTTGTTTTTCTTGCATTTGTTGTCCATAACCTGATAATTTAGTTCGACGTGAACCATGTTGACCAGGTGCTGTTGTTCTTTTTTTACCTTTTGAAAACTCTTTACCTGTTTCTAAAATTGAAAAACCATAGCGACGAGCTTTCTTAAAGGTAGATCCAGTATATCTTGACATCTATTTCTCCTTATTTTTAATGTTTTTTGTCGGTAAACCTATTAAAATTTACAAGCCCCTCCAAAGGAAGTTTATATTTCGCCCTTATCTGCAAGGGTTACTAGTTTAACAAAATCACAAACTAATCGTTTTGGAATGCTTGAATGCAGATTAACCTTGATTAATTATATATGTTTTTTCACCAAAATTCTTGATAAATTTATATTTTTCTTAAATTAATGGTGATATGTTATAATAATGGTGATTTTCAGGTAAGGGCAAGGGGTTAAATGATGATATTTGCAAAAAACATTAGTCAAATTTTTGAAAAAGATGGCATTTTAGCAATGTTTGCAATTGCCTTATTTTTAATTTGTACCATTGTTTTTATTTTTTTAGTGGTCTACGCTGCAATTAGTGAAGCTCTTTCAAGAACTATTAGAGACATTTTTAACTCGATTGAAGTAATTGAAATCCATTCAATCCGAAAATACTTTGTCAATGTTGAAAGAATTGCCAATTTTAATGAAGAGGCAACAGATCAGGTGGCTGTCTGGAGAAAAAGAATTAAAAAAATTTATGATATCAAGTTAATTAAGTTGTTTAAAATTTTTGATGATAGTTTAAGAGATCCAAAATCTTTAAAACTAAGCAAAAAAAATCTGAATAAATTCAAAACAATTAAAAAGTATTTTAAAGAACTAGAAAATGATGCTTTTGAATTATTTAATCAACTTTATTCTTTTATGCAAGAAGAACACTTATATCGCAATCGAATTGTCTCTTTAAAAGGAACTTTTGACTTGTTAAAAGATGATTGTTATGCATTGATTACCCAACAAACAGAGATTCGCTTATTAATTGTTGACAAAACTTTGCGCACAGTGCAAATTCTTTTTGACAAGTTTTTCACTGCAATTTTTTGTGCTGAATATGAAGCTGCTTTTGATGAAGCAAAAAACATTGACAATCGAATTTTGTTCATTGTTGGTTGCTTGGACCGCACACCAAATCTTTTCTTTCAAGTTAAAAATGTTATTCCAGATAAAATGAATAATGTTATTAATCATTTTTTAGAAATTCAATCAGATTTTAAAAATAATGTTGCTCAAAATAAAATCAATGAACTACAAGGATATGTTTTTACAAAAAGTCAGGTAATTTTACAAAATTTAAGTAATTTAAAGTACATTTCTGCTAAAAAAGACATTGAAGAAGTGTTGGAAAACATTGACAATGTGCGCACTTCAATTGAATTTGGAGATCGCTTGTACAATGTTTTAAATACCAATGTCACTTATATTGAAAACCAACTTATGTTTTTAGAGACTATCCAAATTAACATTGAAAAGAAATTCTTAGCAGCTTTCCCTCCAAGTAAAATCATTAGTGATGAAGTGAAACACATGGAAAAAGCAAAACAAGATTGAAAGAAAATTGAAACAGAGGCTTATAAAGTGACAAATAGTTTTAGAAAAACTACAAGCACTTTTTCCAAAGAACAGTTAATTGAATTTAAAAGTAGAATTTTAAAAGTAATTGCTAATCTAATTGCAATTTCTAAAACATTTGATAAATTAAATAAACATTTAACTAAAAAAACCACAAGCATAGATAAACTGGTTGATGATTTAACATATTGTCAAAGTCTAATAACCCAATGTGAAGTAAAAATCAAAAATAATGCCAATAGAGTTCCAGAGTTGCAAAATTTTTTAATTAAAACTGGTCAACTTAGTGAAAGTGCAAAGAAAATCTCTACAACTGATTTAGTCTTAGCAATGCAAGAAACTCTTAAGGCTGAGGATGTTAAAGACAAAATTAAAGCTTTAAACAGTGAAGTTGAAAATCTAATCACAGACATCAATGATGCTATCTTTTTAGACTACATTTCTCAAGAATTAATAGTTTATTTGGAACGTTATTCAGCTCAAAGCATTGAAATTCAAAATGCTGTTGCTAATTTAGAAAATTTATATCATAATCGAGAATTAAATCAATTAATTGGTTTTTGAATTGATGTAATGTCAAAAATCAACTATAAACAAGTGAGGTAAATATGAAAAGTATATTAGTGCGTTATGGAGAACTAACTTTAAAGGGTAATAACCGCAGTGTTTTTATCACTAAATTGATTCAAAATATTAAATTTAAGCTCAAACATTTAAAAGACTTTGTGGAATATAAAAAAGATTACAATAGTTTAACTATTAAGGTTAATGCTGAAAAATTAGATGAGGTCACAGCAATTTTAACTTGTGTTTTTGGGATTTACTCAATTTCAATTGTTGAAATTGCTCCAAAAGAGACAGAAACAATCTTAGAAAAAACCTTAGCCATTGCTCAAAAGTTACCAACAGGAACTTTTAAAGTTGAAGTGGAAAGAAAAGATAAGAGTTTCGCAATAGCTTCAAATGATTTAAAGATCCAAATCGCTGGAAACATTTTACGTAATACTGAACATCTTAAAGTAGATGTTCATAAACCACTGAGTAAAATCAATGTTGTCATTAAAAGTGATGGAGTTTATATTTTTACTTCAAGAATTAATGCAGTTAAAGGGCTACCAGTTGGAGTTTCAGGCAAAGGTCTCAGCTTGTTAAGTGGGGGAATTGACTCTCCTGTTGCTAGTTATTTAGCTATGAAAAGAGGAATGCAAGTGGACTTTTTACACTTCATGACTCCACCACACACCACCCCTGAGGCACTAAATAAGGTGTTTGAGCTAGCAAAAACACTAGAGAAGTACAACCAATCAAGTTTTGCCCTTTATGTTTGTGATTTTGCAATGATCTTAAGAGAATTGATGCACATTAAAGATGAGTCATATCGAATCACAATTATGCGTCGTATCTTTATTAGAATTGCTAACCAATTGGCTGAAAAAATCAAAGCCAAAGCTTTGATTACAGGAGAAAGTTTGGGACAAGTGGCTTCTCAAACCATTGAATCAATTAATGTTATCAATGTTACTTCAAAATTACCAATTTTAAGACCACTAATAACTTATGACAAAGAAGAAATTATCACCATTGCTCAAAAGATTAACACCTATGAAACTTCAGTCTTACCATTTGATGATGTTTGTTCTTTATATGTTCCTAAAAACCCAGTGACTAAACCAAAAATAGCAATTGCTGAAATTCAAGAGCAGGACTTATTGCTTTCAGAACTGATTGATTATACAATTAATAAGAGTATTAAAAAGTATATTTTTAAAGAGGGTGAATTAGTTGAAAAAGCAGAAGGATAAGAGTGAAAAAAACACTAATAAGTATGGAGTTTTTAATGGTAATGTAATTAAAAGTGATACAATTGTTGCTGACACTGAATTTATTATTGAACCATATAAAGATGAATCAATCACTATCACTCAAATTAGTGGTGATAGTTATAAGCGACAAAAGACCCTTGAAACTCCACCAAAAATTAAAAAAAAGTCAAAGAATAATTTAATTTATAAAATAATTGCCACAATTGTCATTGCATTGACTTTTGTTGGTGGTATAATTTTCTTAGCAGTAAGTAGTTAGGTGATGAAAAATGGAAGAGTTATTTAAAATTTTGTTTGCAGTTATAAGAGTGTTTTTGATTTTCTTTTTCCTGGACTTACTAAGATTTGGTTCACGAAGAAGAAATCGAAGTTATAGAAAAAGTCAGTATGGCAGCAATAGAATGTATGAAGATGATCAATTTGGACAACAAAATCAAGGTCATTCAAATGCAGATTATCAAAATGAAGATTTTTATGATACTTCAATGAACACAAATTCAAAAAGTATTTTAGATGAAGCTTATTCAGTTTTTGGTTTGAGCAAAAATGCTT includes these proteins:
- a CDS encoding septation ring formation regulator EzrA is translated as MIFAKNISQIFEKDGILAMFAIALFLICTIVFIFLVVYAAISEALSRTIRDIFNSIEVIEIHSIRKYFVNVERIANFNEEATDQVAVWRKRIKKIYDIKLIKLFKIFDDSLRDPKSLKLSKKNLNKFKTIKKYFKELENDAFELFNQLYSFMQEEHLYRNRIVSLKGTFDLLKDDCYALITQQTEIRLLIVDKTLRTVQILFDKFFTAIFCAEYEAAFDEAKNIDNRILFIVGCLDRTPNLFFQVKNVIPDKMNNVINHFLEIQSDFKNNVAQNKINELQGYVFTKSQVILQNLSNLKYISAKKDIEEVLENIDNVRTSIEFGDRLYNVLNTNVTYIENQLMFLETIQINIEKKFLAAFPPSKIISDEVKHMEKAKQDWKKIETEAYKVTNSFRKTTSTFSKEQLIEFKSRILKVIANLIAISKTFDKLNKHLTKKTTSIDKLVDDLTYCQSLITQCEVKIKNNANRVPELQNFLIKTGQLSESAKKISTTDLVLAMQETLKAEDVKDKIKALNSEVENLITDINDAIFLDYISQELIVYLERYSAQSIEIQNAVANLENLYHNRELNQLIGFWIDVMSKINYKQVR
- a CDS encoding J domain-containing protein gives rise to the protein MEELFKILFAVIRVFLIFFFLDLLRFGSRRRNRSYRKSQYGSNRMYEDDQFGQQNQGHSNADYQNEDFYDTSMNTNSKSILDEAYSVFGLSKNASTEEVKRKYRELAKKYHPDKNQGNIEAQAEMTKINNAYETIMQRKVQH
- the thiI gene encoding tRNA uracil 4-sulfurtransferase ThiI, translated to MKSILVRYGELTLKGNNRSVFITKLIQNIKFKLKHLKDFVEYKKDYNSLTIKVNAEKLDEVTAILTCVFGIYSISIVEIAPKETETILEKTLAIAQKLPTGTFKVEVERKDKSFAIASNDLKIQIAGNILRNTEHLKVDVHKPLSKINVVIKSDGVYIFTSRINAVKGLPVGVSGKGLSLLSGGIDSPVASYLAMKRGMQVDFLHFMTPPHTTPEALNKVFELAKTLEKYNQSSFALYVCDFAMILRELMHIKDESYRITIMRRIFIRIANQLAEKIKAKALITGESLGQVASQTIESINVINVTSKLPILRPLITYDKEEIITIAQKINTYETSVLPFDDVCSLYVPKNPVTKPKIAIAEIQEQDLLLSELIDYTINKSIKKYIFKEGELVEKAEG